A part of Desulfobacter sp. genomic DNA contains:
- the yjjJ gene encoding type II toxin-antitoxin system HipA family toxin YjjJ, protein MLSIIEYLERGPSTSKEIQAATGLSQSTVSRMLKKTADRIVQIQDGRSVRYAATCNAFGGNDKLPLNMIDHFGTKSLIAYLRPLNCGQFFVELINDEFSFLLKGESGTGLYDDLPYFLLDLKPQGFLGRQIAKRIAEQSEDFPPDPKMWNTNHVGRYLISNGDDLPGNFILGEQTILRVQRKPIGVSKKLYPELAEIAVKGEPPGSSAGGEQPKFTAFNKDLGSHVIVKFSPKSDNEVAARWRDILITEYHAANVLSGHNYPAAAIKLFEMEGRLFLESQRFDRVGEFGRSSMLSLDMVDREFVGFGGGNWPRVMENLFSQKLIAEKDIQISKELQDFGRLINNTDMHLGNLSLSMEGDHFRLLPIYDMCSMGFAPKGGEVLPFDFDAFMKTDSDQAEMVKKMAYEFWESVKHDGRISEQFKAFLEQGNPIKGPGI, encoded by the coding sequence ATGTTGTCAATTATAGAATATTTAGAACGGGGTCCTTCAACCTCAAAAGAAATCCAAGCGGCAACCGGCTTAAGTCAGAGCACCGTCTCCCGTATGTTAAAAAAAACGGCCGATCGTATTGTCCAGATACAAGACGGGCGTTCAGTCCGGTATGCTGCTACATGCAATGCCTTTGGCGGCAACGATAAACTGCCCTTGAATATGATTGATCATTTTGGGACAAAAAGTTTGATCGCATATTTACGCCCTTTGAATTGCGGACAGTTCTTTGTTGAATTAATAAATGATGAATTCTCTTTTTTATTAAAAGGAGAAAGCGGGACAGGCCTGTATGATGATTTGCCTTACTTCCTTTTGGATTTGAAACCCCAAGGTTTTTTAGGCCGGCAGATAGCAAAAAGAATAGCAGAACAGTCGGAAGATTTCCCCCCGGATCCAAAAATGTGGAATACCAATCATGTTGGCCGTTACTTAATCTCCAACGGAGACGATTTGCCCGGGAACTTTATTCTTGGTGAACAAACAATATTGCGTGTTCAGCGAAAACCAATCGGCGTCTCTAAAAAACTATATCCGGAACTTGCCGAAATAGCAGTCAAAGGTGAACCTCCAGGCTCATCGGCGGGTGGAGAACAGCCGAAATTCACAGCATTCAATAAGGATTTAGGTTCCCATGTTATTGTGAAGTTTTCCCCCAAAAGCGATAATGAGGTAGCAGCAAGATGGAGGGATATTCTGATTACAGAATACCATGCAGCAAATGTGTTGAGTGGCCATAACTATCCCGCTGCGGCCATTAAATTATTTGAAATGGAAGGAAGGTTATTTTTAGAAAGCCAAAGATTTGACCGAGTTGGAGAATTTGGCAGATCTTCAATGCTTTCTTTAGATATGGTAGACAGGGAATTTGTCGGTTTTGGCGGCGGCAATTGGCCCAGGGTGATGGAAAATTTATTCTCTCAAAAATTGATCGCTGAGAAAGATATACAGATATCAAAAGAATTACAGGATTTTGGCCGTCTTATCAATAATACGGATATGCATTTAGGAAATTTGAGTCTTTCCATGGAAGGAGATCATTTCCGGTTGCTACCCATATACGACATGTGTTCCATGGGGTTTGCGCCCAAAGGCGGAGAGGTCCTGCCTTTTGATTTTGACGCCTTTATGAAAACAGATAGTGATCAAGCAGAAATGGTCAAAAAAATGGCATATGAATTCTGGGAAAGTGTCAAACACGATGGCAGGATTTCAGAACAATTTAAGGCGTTTTTGGAACAGGGCAATCCAATAAAAGGCCCAGGCATTTAA
- a CDS encoding aminotransferase class I/II-fold pyridoxal phosphate-dependent enzyme, whose protein sequence is MEENNIIRFASRMDQLPPYLFGMINKMKMEKRRNGDDVIDLGMGNPMDPTPDAVIEKLVEVAKDPKAHRYPESSGLPHLKQEIAKYYGRHYNINLDAEKETYFTIGSKEGISHLCLAIMGPGDSVLVPAPAFPIHIYAAVIAGANVMRIPIAPEMDFLDRIAKVCESCYPRPKVLMLNYPHNPTGVVTDKNFFKEIVKLAKRFNFMVINDFAYAKITYDGYVAPSFLEVEGAKDVGVEFGSFSKSYNMAGWRIGYCVGNEKIVSALGKIKGYFDYGIFSAIQVAGIIALRDCDDTIPELCKVYETRRDVLCSGLERIGWEIEKPKAGMFVWAKIPEPYAKMGAMEFAIQLMNKGNVAVAPGTGFSEEGEGYLRLALVENEERLRQAVRQMKKAMEQMDV, encoded by the coding sequence GTGGAAGAGAATAATATCATTCGATTTGCAAGCCGCATGGATCAGCTGCCGCCCTATTTGTTCGGCATGATCAACAAGATGAAAATGGAAAAACGGCGGAACGGGGATGATGTCATCGACCTCGGGATGGGAAACCCCATGGACCCCACCCCCGATGCAGTCATTGAAAAGCTGGTGGAAGTGGCAAAGGATCCCAAGGCCCACAGATACCCGGAAAGTTCGGGCCTTCCCCACCTCAAGCAGGAAATTGCGAAATACTACGGCCGGCATTACAACATCAATCTGGACGCGGAAAAAGAAACCTATTTCACCATCGGCTCCAAGGAAGGCATCTCGCACCTCTGCCTGGCCATCATGGGCCCCGGGGATTCTGTCCTGGTCCCGGCACCGGCCTTCCCCATCCATATATATGCGGCGGTGATCGCCGGCGCCAATGTCATGAGAATCCCCATTGCACCGGAAATGGATTTCCTGGACCGCATCGCAAAGGTCTGCGAATCCTGCTACCCCAGACCCAAGGTGCTCATGCTCAACTACCCCCACAACCCCACTGGGGTGGTCACGGATAAAAACTTTTTCAAGGAAATCGTGAAACTGGCCAAACGGTTCAACTTCATGGTCATCAACGACTTTGCCTATGCCAAGATCACCTACGACGGATACGTCGCCCCCAGTTTTCTGGAAGTGGAAGGGGCCAAGGATGTGGGCGTAGAATTCGGTTCCTTTTCCAAATCCTACAACATGGCGGGATGGCGCATCGGCTACTGCGTGGGCAACGAAAAAATTGTCTCCGCCCTGGGTAAAATCAAAGGCTACTTTGACTACGGCATATTTTCAGCCATCCAGGTGGCCGGCATCATCGCCCTGCGCGACTGCGACGACACCATTCCCGAACTGTGCAAGGTATATGAAACCCGCCGCGACGTTCTCTGCTCCGGCCTTGAACGCATCGGCTGGGAGATCGAAAAACCCAAGGCTGGCATGTTTGTCTGGGCGAAAATTCCGGAACCCTACGCCAAAATGGGAGCCATGGAATTCGCCATCCAGCTCATGAACAAAGGCAATGTGGCCGTGGCCCCGGGCACTGGATTCTCTGAAGAAGGGGAAGGCTACCTGCGCCTGGCCCTGGTGGAAAACGAAGAACGCCTGCGCCAGGCCGTCCGCCAGATGAAAAAAGCCATGGAACAGATGGACGTATAA
- a CDS encoding precorrin-8X methylmutase — protein sequence MKPQEIEDLSFEIITGEAGDHGFNGTEWPVVRRMIHTSADFEYIETVRFNGNAVEEGVKAIQAGCRIVTDTNMARVGTRKKEIQHFGGSVACLMGDPDVAETAKKNGTTRALAAVDIACDTLGAGIYVVGNAPTALLRLIEQIKAGNVSPALVVGFPVGFVNAAESKDALMELDIPYITNKGRKGGSNIAASVVNALAIMAYAAR from the coding sequence ATGAAACCCCAGGAAATTGAAGATTTAAGCTTTGAGATCATCACGGGCGAAGCCGGCGATCATGGATTCAACGGGACGGAATGGCCGGTGGTCCGGCGGATGATCCACACCTCTGCGGATTTTGAATATATTGAGACGGTCCGGTTCAACGGCAATGCAGTGGAAGAAGGGGTCAAGGCCATCCAGGCGGGCTGCCGCATCGTTACGGACACCAACATGGCCAGGGTGGGCACCCGGAAAAAAGAGATCCAACACTTCGGCGGGTCTGTGGCATGCCTTATGGGTGACCCGGATGTGGCGGAGACTGCAAAGAAAAACGGCACCACCAGGGCCCTGGCCGCCGTGGATATTGCCTGTGACACCCTGGGCGCCGGTATCTATGTGGTGGGCAATGCGCCCACGGCCCTGCTCCGCCTCATCGAGCAGATCAAGGCGGGCAATGTCTCCCCGGCCCTGGTGGTGGGCTTTCCCGTGGGCTTTGTCAATGCGGCCGAATCCAAGGATGCCCTCATGGAACTGGATATCCCCTATATCACCAACAAGGGCAGAAAAGGGGGATCCAATATTGCGGCCAGCGTGGTGAACGCCCTGGCCATCATGGCCTATGCCGCTAGGTAG
- a CDS encoding cobyrinate a,c-diamide synthase, with protein sequence MDKLKGFVIGATGSGTGKTTVSLGIMAWLAAKGVKVAPFKVGPDFIDPGLHTKISGSVSHNLDSWMLSRGYNRQLFYSKARGKDIAVVEGVMGLFDGYDALSDTGSTAQMAKWLGLPVLLIVSAKGKARSAAAIVKGFESFDPDLRFAGVIFAQAGSERHYHYLRDAVEQSCKTPCLGYLPKNEKIVMPERHLGLVTADEMPIERETLSTLVSMVDDHLDMDRLIRGLIQMPVPEKGAAQPEIRTPPKARIAVARDKAFCFYYPDNLDILKSAGAEILMFSPLEDDTLPENIDGIYFGGGYPELNAGRLAEQTGLLEQVKAASRAGMPIYGECGGFMYLCRNIAGDDGEETGRMCGIFDFDVRMSKRLRSLGYREITLNADTLIGRKGDVIRGHEFHYSSIAGGGDDNAASIYKVTSRAGQEISLQGFQKKNTLGSYLHVHFGSNPNAARQFVACCARYRQARDGGAA encoded by the coding sequence ATGGATAAGCTAAAAGGCTTTGTAATCGGTGCCACGGGCAGCGGCACGGGAAAGACCACGGTCAGTCTGGGAATTATGGCCTGGCTGGCGGCCAAAGGAGTGAAGGTGGCCCCTTTCAAGGTGGGGCCGGATTTTATTGATCCCGGCCTCCACACCAAAATTTCCGGGTCGGTCAGCCATAACCTGGATTCCTGGATGCTCTCCCGGGGGTATAACCGCCAGCTCTTTTATTCAAAAGCCCGGGGCAAGGATATTGCCGTGGTGGAAGGGGTGATGGGACTGTTTGACGGGTATGATGCCCTCTCAGACACCGGATCCACGGCCCAGATGGCCAAATGGCTGGGCCTGCCCGTGCTTCTTATTGTTTCGGCCAAGGGCAAGGCCAGGAGCGCCGCCGCCATTGTAAAAGGGTTTGAATCCTTTGATCCCGACCTCAGGTTCGCCGGGGTGATTTTTGCCCAGGCCGGCAGCGAGCGCCATTACCACTATCTTCGGGATGCGGTGGAACAAAGCTGCAAGACGCCCTGCCTGGGATACCTGCCCAAAAACGAAAAGATCGTCATGCCCGAGCGCCATCTGGGACTGGTCACGGCCGATGAGATGCCCATTGAACGGGAGACATTGTCCACCCTGGTTTCCATGGTGGATGACCACCTGGATATGGACCGGCTGATCAGGGGGCTGATCCAGATGCCGGTGCCGGAAAAGGGGGCGGCGCAGCCGGAAATTCGAACCCCGCCCAAGGCCAGGATCGCGGTTGCCAGGGACAAGGCCTTCTGTTTCTATTATCCCGACAATTTGGATATCCTCAAGAGTGCCGGCGCCGAGATCCTCATGTTTTCTCCCCTGGAAGACGATACACTGCCCGAAAATATCGACGGGATTTATTTCGGTGGGGGGTATCCCGAACTCAACGCCGGCCGGCTCGCGGAACAGACAGGGCTGCTGGAGCAGGTTAAAGCGGCCAGCCGGGCCGGCATGCCCATTTATGGGGAGTGCGGGGGATTTATGTACCTCTGCCGGAATATTGCCGGTGATGACGGGGAAGAAACAGGCCGGATGTGCGGGATTTTTGATTTTGATGTCCGGATGTCAAAGCGGCTCCGGTCGCTGGGCTACAGGGAGATCACCCTCAATGCCGACACCCTCATCGGCAGAAAAGGGGATGTGATCCGGGGACATGAATTCCATTATTCCTCCATCGCCGGGGGCGGGGATGACAATGCCGCCTCTATATATAAGGTAACCTCCCGGGCCGGGCAGGAAATTTCCCTTCAAGGCTTCCAAAAGAAAAATACCCTGGGCTCCTATCTCCACGTCCATTTTGGGTCCAACCCCAATGCGGCCCGGCAGTTCGTTGCCTGCTGCGCCCGGTACCGCCAGGCCCGTGACGGCGGGGCGGCATAA
- a CDS encoding cobalt-precorrin-5B (C(1))-methyltransferase — protein sequence MAEKKLRAGFTTGAAAAAAAKAALVSLLACQPPNRVEIRFLTGEKKVIPVHHLEVHSNSSASAVVIKDAGDDPDITHKAEIGARVSLKPASPPEIVITGGRGVGQVTKPGLEVAVGEPAINSGPRQMIEESVHQAYLQLCLPLRHRVTVEVFVPRGEELAKKTLNSRLGILGGISILGTTGIVRPLSHDAYIATINSGISVARANGADTLVFTTGRRSERYAQGIFSELAPEAFIQTGDFFKAGLDAVKDHPGIGQVIYTVFFGKAVKMAMGVAHTHAAKSELTLNTLAQWTGEITGDEALAGQIRECNTARHAFEFIHPDYPAVLERVGREAGRHAAGFAGGNVDIRVIILDFEGGIAFDSNQTGTGPPL from the coding sequence ATGGCAGAGAAAAAGCTCAGAGCCGGGTTTACCACGGGGGCAGCCGCTGCCGCTGCCGCAAAGGCCGCCCTGGTTTCCCTGCTGGCCTGCCAGCCTCCCAACCGGGTTGAAATCCGGTTTTTAACCGGGGAGAAAAAGGTGATCCCGGTCCATCATCTGGAGGTCCATTCAAATTCATCGGCATCCGCCGTGGTCATCAAGGATGCCGGGGATGATCCGGATATCACCCACAAGGCTGAAATCGGGGCCCGGGTCTCCCTGAAACCGGCCAGCCCGCCTGAAATCGTGATCACCGGCGGCAGGGGGGTGGGGCAGGTCACCAAGCCCGGCCTTGAGGTGGCGGTGGGGGAGCCGGCCATCAATTCCGGCCCCAGGCAGATGATCGAAGAATCCGTCCACCAGGCCTATCTCCAGCTCTGTTTGCCCCTGCGCCACCGGGTCACGGTGGAAGTCTTTGTGCCCAGGGGGGAGGAACTGGCCAAAAAAACCCTGAACAGCCGCCTGGGAATTCTGGGCGGCATTTCAATTCTGGGCACCACGGGGATTGTCCGGCCCCTGTCCCACGACGCCTATATCGCCACCATCAACTCCGGCATCTCCGTGGCCCGGGCCAATGGGGCAGACACCCTGGTGTTTACCACGGGGAGGCGCAGCGAAAGATATGCCCAGGGGATTTTCAGCGAACTTGCACCCGAGGCCTTCATCCAGACCGGTGATTTTTTCAAGGCCGGGCTGGATGCGGTGAAGGACCATCCGGGCATCGGGCAGGTCATTTATACGGTGTTTTTCGGCAAGGCTGTGAAAATGGCCATGGGGGTGGCGCACACCCATGCCGCCAAATCCGAGCTAACCCTCAACACCCTGGCCCAGTGGACCGGGGAGATCACCGGAGATGAGGCGCTGGCCGGGCAGATCCGGGAGTGTAACACGGCCCGCCATGCCTTTGAATTCATCCACCCGGATTATCCCGCCGTCCTTGAGCGGGTGGGCCGGGAAGCCGGGCGCCATGCCGCAGGATTTGCCGGCGGCAATGTGGATATCCGGGTGATCATTCTGGATTTTGAGGGCGGTATTGCCTTTGATTCAAATCAAACCGGTACGGGACCGCCGTTGTGA
- a CDS encoding DMT family transporter encodes MKNGDMPLGAALFTVLLCILFGGNGVAMKLGYTGLGPFTSAGIRFTLASCLLIFWARYRGITLKLSPLQWRLVSVQSLLFVCQVSGFHLGLKDTTASHAALIANVLPFLILILAHFFIPGDRVTPKKGVGILLGFIGVVILFFDSPDLDADLHKGDIIVLSAVVCWSVSAIYVKRIIDHFHAVQITLFPMMLGLPLFFLNGWIWDGTMVAQVTPTVVKAILYQGVITAAFGFVAWNTMLQKYGATALHSFVFIVPLAGVTNGVIFLNEPVTPHLLGAIGFIVVGIVVVNLRWRKKPPAVPIH; translated from the coding sequence ATAAAAAACGGAGATATGCCCCTTGGGGCGGCCCTGTTTACGGTGTTGCTCTGCATCCTTTTCGGGGGGAACGGGGTGGCCATGAAACTGGGGTACACCGGCCTGGGGCCCTTCACCTCGGCCGGGATCCGGTTTACCCTGGCCTCCTGTCTGCTTATTTTCTGGGCCAGGTACAGGGGGATTACCCTGAAGCTATCCCCGCTGCAGTGGCGGCTGGTATCGGTCCAGAGTCTGCTCTTTGTCTGCCAGGTCTCCGGTTTTCACCTGGGGCTTAAGGACACCACCGCCTCCCATGCTGCGTTGATTGCCAATGTCCTGCCGTTTCTCATTCTGATCCTGGCCCATTTTTTTATCCCAGGAGACCGGGTGACGCCTAAAAAGGGGGTGGGGATTCTCCTGGGATTCATCGGGGTGGTCATTCTTTTTTTTGATTCCCCGGATCTGGATGCCGACCTGCATAAAGGGGACATCATTGTGCTGTCGGCCGTGGTCTGCTGGTCTGTTTCAGCCATTTACGTGAAACGGATTATTGATCATTTCCACGCGGTGCAGATTACCCTGTTCCCAATGATGCTGGGCCTGCCCCTGTTTTTCCTCAATGGGTGGATCTGGGACGGGACCATGGTGGCCCAGGTAACCCCCACGGTGGTGAAAGCCATTCTCTACCAGGGCGTGATCACGGCGGCCTTCGGGTTTGTGGCCTGGAACACCATGCTCCAGAAATACGGGGCCACCGCCCTTCATTCCTTTGTCTTTATCGTTCCCCTGGCCGGGGTGACCAACGGGGTGATTTTCCTGAATGAACCGGTTACCCCCCACCTTCTCGGCGCCATCGGCTTTATTGTGGTTGGCATTGTGGTGGTGAACCTGCGCTGGCGCAAAAAGCCGCCGGCTGTCCCCATCCATTGA